The genomic DNA AAACATAATactttaacttttaaaaagttaaatgcaCGACTTTTGATacgtatatttttataataaactccttaacatgtgtccttgaagacacaagttagcatttgccTTCTTTTATTGATATTTAACTTGTGCATTTAATGTCTTGAAAGGttacaaacttatttttttcaattcaaaaccattgtttaattcttttttttggtgatgctaacttgtgcccacATGACCTTTGTTTTACACTGCACAACTTTTGATacgtatatttttataataagctccTTAACATCTGCCCTTGgagacacaagttagcatttgccttcttttattgatatttaacttgtgcattcaatatcttaaaaggttacaaacttatttttttttcaattcaaaaccatggtttaatttttttttgtttttgtgatgcTTACTTGTGCCCACATGACCTTTGTTTTACAATGAAGAAATTAATATGCGAGCAACATTAATGCAAATAAAGGAGGTAATTGGTTTGCGTGGTAATAGaaaattgattaatttcttggaaaaaaaattgattaattttatttcgatTTGCCGCATTTATAATTAGCCAAAACAATTTAGCATTTTCTCATATATTAAGTTGCATTTAGAGGATACGCggtttacataaaaaatgacatgaaatgtgtatttttttgtcaagtagtttgaTGTTTAGTTTCACACGTGTGTAGAAGTAGAAAATCTGAGGTTCGAACATCGATCCCTACATAACAATATCCATGCAgctatcaaaaaataaatttaaactaaGTGGTTAGACACAATTGGTTAATGAACTCCTTCTATACCAAATCATTAAAGAGAAACAGAATTTGATTCCTATTGAGAACACATTTTGATCAACAATAGTTACCTTTCGACCGAACTCAGGATCACTAAAACTGATTCCCTTAGAAACCGaatgattaacaaaaaaaatattaataaatgcaATATTTTAATACATAccaaattaaataaggaaatacgtTAATCAGAAGATATTGATGAAAACTTGTGATGAACACaaattagttctttttttatatacataatttttgagaaataattattgataaatagttatttctGAAAAATTATGTATATCGGAGGAGGGATCAACTTACTTCATAAGTAAATAATTCGCAATAAAAACAAGGCTAGATACCACTTTTGCTCCTTTTAGTTTTGACAAAATTCTTATgttagtcttttaagttttgaaagtttcaattaggtccttttagtttgacaaaattcttaagttagtcctttaagttttaaaagtttcaattatgtccttttagtttgacaaaattcCTAAGttaatcctttaagtttcaaaagtttcaaatatgtcattttagttgataaactatttcaccgtTACCCCTGCTGTCAGTCTTCGTTTAACTAATGCTGATGTAGCCGTTAAGTTGTTGACTTTATCAAAATGTTGCCTTTTAAAAGCTCGAGTGTGTCAAAACGCTACGTTTAATGGTCATAAGTGATCATTTATAATGCTAGAAAGACAATTGTTTACAACAATAAATGCCTTTCTAGCACTATTAAACGACATTTATAGTGCTAGAATGATAATTTGTGACGATTAAACGTAACATTTTGACACCCTTAGAGCTTTTAAAAGACAGCATTTTGATccaagtcaacaacttaacgTCTAAATTAGCATCAGTTAATTATTAACTGATAGCAGGGGTAACAGTGAagtagtttatcaactaaaaggacctatttgaaagttttgaaacttaaatgactaatCTGGGAATTctatcaaactaaaaggacttaattgaaacttttgaaacttaaagaactaacttgagaattctgtcaaactaaaaggaccaaacGTGGTATTTGGCCTAAAAACAACTGTTAACATAGGTTCAAACAAAATTTGTACACATATACACCGGTTCACATCTCGGTTCAACTGAACAACGATTTTCACTGTATTGTGGATTAGAATAGGTTCAATTTTCGGTTCAACCGACCATACCGAtcaatttggtccaattttaaTTACCTTGGGTATGATAGACACCATTTAAAAATCACAATTTAAATTGATCAATGAAGATGGCTTATTTAAAACCTCCTCAACCATAAGATAATTTAAATAaaggtttttctatcatgtgcaaatttgcacatgttaacaagtttaaagtagtaactttgacttgaaatttgtgttttttatattaaatatgtaacttttaattagtaattgttggttttcaacgaaaagttactacttttagttaccttaacatgtgcaatattgcacatgttagacaaatccttttttaaattattatgtaATTGACTAGACTCAAGGTTAAAGAGTTTCAACAAAGACCAATCGTTCAAAAAACTTAAGTTAagtttttggatataacaataataattaaaaaaatcagaaagttagcaatttttttttttttaattagaatcGGAAAGTTATACATAAATTatggtttttgatagaacattatggtaTCATTTGATCTATGTAGCCGACCACATTTAGTGGGATAAAACTTGGTTGTTGATATTGTAGAATGCtaaattatatgtttgaattcatttagggtctgtttgggaaactaaaaaaaagaacttttaacttttagcttatagcttataagctcgtttgacataaaaagctctgtttggtaacactttttcaccatgagcttatagcttatttcacgagcttataagctatttttcagaagctattccaagtagcgtttgagcttatagcttatagcttctcactttttcttccaattttacccttattatttcatttaaattgtatttttatccattataatttttataataagctacgtaataaagactactatccctttattccaatttttgtatatatatcagctgacctttttttttttttttttttacgaaacaaaatactattattctattagtgatactttttatttttatttttttgaggtaagtgttattttctttattctctgttattaatattactctattagtgctacctttttttttgtttttgatgtaaatgttattttctttataaagtagaaacacttaaataataataaatataagataaaattttagtgaataaaatttaatttaatttataatacataggatatattaaattaataaatttaaagtatttttttaaagaaaaattagtttacaaaattacaaatacttaaattaatgatataatttttattatgaattaagaatatcctttatgtcattttacatttatcagctagttgaaccgctatttttaccaaacacttcagttagcttatcagctaaaaactaccagctagcttataagctaaaagttatcagttagcttatcaaCTATCggctatttttatcaaacagagccttaaaatatttttgtagaaTGTGTATGCTTCTGCTGTGGGTTGGAGCCTACTAATCAATCATGTTTCCGTTTTTTATCCCTGAAACATTGTACAACTCATGTTTTAAATTATTGGACCCAAGGTTAAAGAGTTTTAACAAAAGAAGAATTGTTTAAAAAACTCAAGTTTAATTTATGGATAAAACAATTTAGAAATCGGAAAGTTAACACAACCGAGTTAAGCtcacatatacatatattatacaatgtttctatcaactgaactaaactcaTAGAAACATAccatataattaatttaaaaataagattaagatttagtttttataaatatatgtatgaaatatatttatttaaaggaTTTGTCTAAcgtgtgcaatattgcacatgttaaggtaactaaaagtagtaacttttcGTTAAAAACCAACAATTACGGGTTAAaagttacatatttaatataaaaaaaaatggcacaaAGGACTTGAAATTAATATGATGAAAACTTCCTATACTTTTGGCAATGATTTATATTGTAACGCAGTCACCTCACTATAATAACCATTACCACCCCTAACCTTTTTCACACATTTCAATTCAATCATCGTATTAGAATTGTTTCTCTAAATATTTTAGCAATTAACAATGATGAGAtatggttttgttttgattgtaTCAATGCTAGTTCTCAGCACTTCATTGTCATCTGCATACAAGTTTAATGTCGGTGGCAACCATGGTTGGGCAGTCAAAAGCTCACGACACTACTACAATAATTGGGCGACCAGGACTAGGTTTCGAATCAACGACATACTTTGTAAGttcaatccaaaaaaatatatctttttttttcatctcTAAAAATTAGCTTAGTAAActtcttataatttttcaatccaaaatatcaaaataaaaacttctGAGTGGTGTTTAGTATTTTCTTGCTATTTCCGGCAGTTTATGGTTTTATCCAATGTTTATGTATTTTGGTTTCAATGTTTccgtttgtgtttgtttattgtGGTTTTTCGATCATTTCTCTGTCGAGACTGGCGGGATGCATCaactattgtttttttcttgttttgttctGTACATATTGTGCTTTATCTAGAGATGTTTTATAGTCTATATCCACTTTTCAAAGCCTTTCTTTAGCAATTAGTTTTGAAACTTGAATATATGGATTAAAACGTAGTACAATGACCACAGactaaaatatttagaatttattgagattaaaattcatatttagttctaacaattattataagtaaaaaggtaatcatatttgtttgatgtttgttggtgatattttttggCATGCAGTTTTCAAGTACAACAAAGGATCCGATTCAGTATTGGTGGTAAACAAACACGATTATGATTCATGCAACATCAAAAATCCAATCCACAAGATGCATGATGGAGATTCAATTTATAAGTTTGACAAAGTAGGTCTCTTTCACTTCATCAGTGGAAACCTTGTGAATTGCCAAAATGGTCAAAAGTTGAAGGTCGCTGTTTACTCTCCacgccaccaccaccaccacagtCCATCATTATCTCCAACGGTTGCACCGGTGCACTCCCCATCATTGTCTCCCTCATGGAATTCTCCTGCACGCTCCCCAACACAACCATCGGCTCGAAATGCTCCCTCACCAAGTGCTGCTCCGACACGCTCCCCAACACAATCACCAGCTTGGAATTCTCCCTCACCAAGTGCTGCTCCGGCACGCTCCCCAACACAACCACCGGCTTGGAATGCTCCCTCATCAAGTGTTGCTCCATCACGCTCCCCAACACAACCACCAGCTTGGAATGCTCCCTCATCAAGTGTTGCTCCAACACGCTCCCCAACACAACCACCAGCTTGGAATGCTCCCTCACCAAGTGCTATTGTCTGGACTGCTCCGGCACACTCCCCAGTACAATCGCCAGCTTGGAATGCTCCCTCGTCAAGTGCTGCTCCAACACAATCGCCTCGAAATGCTCCTTCACCCAATAATGAATCTATTTCCaatgaggatgatgatgatgatgattcgtTTTAATCTATTGTCTATATGTAATAATATTGAGTAATGGTAGTTACTCTCATGAATTGAACGAATGCGCTTTTGTAATAATATCGAGTAATGCTAGTTACTCCAGAGAATTGAACCAGTGCATTAAACAACGTGTTTGATGCTtttgtgaatatttttaaaaattaaataaagaaattatcaaacaaaaagtGAATATCACCTGTACTAAATCATCTTTTCATCTTCACACAAGGTCTATCCACAACCATCTATGAAATTATTGTCGTAACTCATTGAATGAGATCATGCTAACGATCaacaaacagaagaaaaaaaaaaaaagattgaatcATGTTGTGCAATATTGATTAATATCCAGTGGTTAGTTGAGTGAAGAAATCAAATCCATCTATTATGTTGCAACTTTCTATCAATATTAGTAATTGGATGCTCCACTCTCCGCCATGATCAATATCCAGTGGTTAGTTGAGTGAAGAAATCAAATCCATCTATTATGTTGCAACTTTCTATCAAGATTAGTAATTGGATGTTCCACTCTCCGCCAAATGGATTGactatattttgtttgttttaactAGGTGTGATTATAATCATACGTGAATGTGTTTGATTAGTGTTTGTGATGCTCTCTAGCTTTGTTTTCTAATTTGTTATAATAAAATTGGAGGTCTAATTCATCTCTAAAAACTGGTTCATAAGGTGAGGAATATTGCCTCCTGTAtttaaactcttatcaagagtcttatttatccgatgtgagacatgaatttttcccaatacacccccaTCACGTCCAGCACTCTTTGGGCATTGGTGCATGAATCGGCCGCCACGCCCAGCAGCACTCAAATTTTATGCAATCCTCATCTGAAGAATCGGTTTTTAAAGATGAGTTAGGTCTTCAATTTCATTATGTTATGTTTCATCCGGTTTGAGAACTTGCACTTCTTCTAATAATAGTGTTTTCGACATCTTGTTGGAAAACTCCTTTAAGCCGTAAAGAGGGTCATTCCATGCTAAATCAGTGATAGAGGAATACATTTCTCCATTTTAACCCTTGAGGTTTCAATTGCTCCATTTTAACTCAACTTTACCTCCTTTTGCATTTGATAGCCCTTCAATATTGTTGACGTGATATTTCATTTACAAATGCTTTATTTCTATTGATCAAATTGGAAAGCTAAAATTGAattaagaaaaactaaaaatattaaataggtCACATGATTGCgactattatttattaaaaatatagcCTTCTCTATGCTACGTGGTTTGAGTATGTATTATGAGGTAGAGAGGAGTGCTAAAACATGCGAAAAATGCAGCACGAAATTATAGAGGACGTTGTGGGTATACTAAGGTGATAAGTTTTAGTTTGTAAGGAGATGATAATGATAATACATTTTGGGTTTAAATGCAGTtttaaccataattttttttgtttgattatgatcctccaaacaacaaaaaaaaaaaaaaaaaaaacgcaagtTTCCTTGTTTTAAATCTTTCATCGTTTTTTCCAATCCTTTCTTCAACTCtttacattattaaaaaaagttaaaacgtTGTCTTCCTCCTTGTTTTTTCCCCTCTCATTTTCAATTCTCTCATCATTGAAGTTATCATCCACTCATCACTCTCCATTATACTAATTTTGTTAAGTTTCTTCCTTGTtatttttctcatcattttattttattttattattttcattagaCTTCATGTAATTAGTCTTCAATGATTTGAAGAAGGCGTATGGTAAAATGATTAGAGAAATTTTATGGAAAACTTTAGAGAAGAAATAtcttatgattattttattagagCTATCAAAGATATGTATGAGGGAGCTTCAACTAATGCGAACATTTAAGATATGGTTATGACGATTTCCCATAACAATAGGATTGTAGTAATGGTCAATCCCAAGcccttttctttttactttagttttggGTGTAGTTATGGAACACATTCAAGAGTTAACacaaaatgtatgatttttgaagatGATGGAGTCATGCTTGGAGACTCTCAAGAGGAGTTGAATGGAAGATTGCAGACTTGAAGACAAGCCTTAGAAATTAGAAGTGTATGGCTTCCGTTGAGTTGTTGCTttaaattctttatttttgaattttgtcaTGGCTGATCCTAGTGAAGGtaaaattttagataaaattcCTAGTACGTTGTTTGGTCTTGGAGTGCATCTATTGCGCTACATCACTGTTGTAGACATCACCTAA from Medicago truncatula cultivar Jemalong A17 chromosome 8, MtrunA17r5.0-ANR, whole genome shotgun sequence includes the following:
- the LOC120577588 gene encoding early nodulin-like protein 2; protein product: MIELKCVKKVRGGNGYYSEQLTMMRYGFVLIVSMLVLSTSLSSAYKFNVGGNHGWAVKSSRHYYNNWATRTRFRINDILFFKYNKGSDSVLVVNKHDYDSCNIKNPIHKMHDGDSIYKFDKVGLFHFISGNLVNCQNGQKLKVAVYSPRHHHHHSPSLSPTVAPVHSPSLSPSWNSPARSPTQPSARNAPSPSAAPTRSPTQSPAWNSPSPSAAPARSPTQPPAWNAPSSSVAPSRSPTQPPAWNAPSSSVAPTRSPTQPPAWNAPSPSAIVWTAPAHSPVQSPAWNAPSSSAAPTQSPRNAPSPNNESISNEDDDDDDSF